A stretch of the Capsicum annuum cultivar UCD-10X-F1 chromosome 10, UCD10Xv1.1, whole genome shotgun sequence genome encodes the following:
- the LOC124887692 gene encoding uncharacterized protein LOC124887692: MTIKLVIGGLTVHVCSAYAMQVVLDEEEKRRFWEVLDEVIRGVPSSEKILIGGDFNGHIGSLPMRYDDVHGGFGFGDKNDEGDALLDFARAFGLVVVNSSFSKKEKHLITFCSRVAKTQIDFFAA; this comes from the coding sequence atgactattaagttggtcattggggggctTACGGTTCACGTCTGTAGTGCTTATGCGATGCAGGTGGTCCTGGACGAGGAGGAGAAGAGgagattttgggaggttttggacgaAGTGATTCggggcgtgcctagttcggagaaaaTTCTCATAggaggggacttcaatgggcacatcgggtcGTTGCCGATGAGGTACgatgatgtgcatggaggctTTGGTTTTGGGGATAAGAATGACGAGGGAGATGCCCTTTTAGATTTTGCGAGGGCTTTTGGGTTGGTGGTAGTTAATTCcagcttttcgaagaaggagaAACATCTGATTACTTTCTGTAGTAGGGTTGCcaagacccaaattgacttttttGCTGCTTAA